In Nymphaea colorata isolate Beijing-Zhang1983 chromosome 3, ASM883128v2, whole genome shotgun sequence, a genomic segment contains:
- the LOC116251204 gene encoding LOW QUALITY PROTEIN: probable xyloglucan glycosyltransferase 12 (The sequence of the model RefSeq protein was modified relative to this genomic sequence to represent the inferred CDS: inserted 1 base in 1 codon) yields the protein MGFDFGEWWGRESHRGTPVVVKMENPNWSMLELESPEDHLLDKGRGKNAKQLTWVLLLKAHKAAGCLTSIASATWGLGSAIRRRVSSSSAAADLDAVGAGRTRRFYTCIKVFLFLAVLMLGFEVVAFYKGWHFNARRLHLPASFGLQSLLHSVYSFWVFIRVEYLAPPLQLLAEVCIVMFLIQSLDRLILVLGCFWIRFKKIKPVPKSEMGANADLEGGAMXDYPMVLVQIPMCNEREVYQQSIAAVCNLDWPKGKMLIQILDDSDDPTTQFLIKEDVEKWQHNGANIIYRHRVLREGYKAGNLKSAMNCSYVNDYEFVAIFDADFQPFPDFLKRTMPYFKDNADVGLVQARWSFVNKDENLLTRLQNVNLAFHFEVEQQVNGIFINFFGFNGTAGVWRRKALEESGGWLERTTVEDMDIAVRAHLQGWKFIFLNDVECQCELPESYEAYRKQQHRWHSGPMQLFRLCLPDIIRAKIGVWKKANLIFLFFLLRKLILPFYSFTLFCIILPMTMFVPEAELPAWVVCYIPATMSILNILPAPKSFPFIVPYLLFENTMSVTKFNAMISGLFQLGSAYEWVVTKKLGRSSEGDLIALLEKEPIHQRGASVPNLDALSNVDLAITKPKKKRNRIYRKELALAFLLLTAAARSLLSAQGIHFYFLLFQGVSFLLVGLDLIGEQID from the exons ATGGGCTTTGATTTTGGGGAGTGGTGGGGCAGGGAGAGCCACAGAGGGACGCCGGTGGTAGTGAAGATGGAGAACCCCAACTGGTCAATGCTGGAATTGGAGAGCCCGGAAGATCATCTCTTGGATAAGGGGAGGGGCAAGAATGCGAAGCAGCTAACGTGGGTGCTCCTCCTGAAGGCTCACAAGGCCGCCGGGTGCCTCACCTCAATCGCCTCCGCAACTTGGGGCCTGGGATCGGCCATCAGACGCCGCGTCTCCTCGTCGTCAGCGGCCGCCGATCTCGATGCCGTCGGTGCTGGAAGGACAAGGCGGTTCTACACATGCATCAaggtcttcctcttcctcgcCGTCCTGATGCTTGGGTTCGAGGTCGTCGCTTTCTACAAAGGATGGCATTTTAATGCCCGGCGTCTCCACCTCCCGGCTTCATTCGGGTTGCAGAGCCTTCTGCACTCCGTGTATTCTTTCTGGGTTTTTATCAGGGTGGAGTATCTTGCTCCACCCCTTCAGCTTCTCGCGGAGGTCTGCATCGTTATGTTCCTCATTCAATCTCTCGATAGGTTGATCCTGGTCTTGGGTTGCTTCTGGATCAGATTCAAGAAGATCAAGCCGGTCCCCAAGTCGGAAATGGGAGCCAATGCAGATCTCGAAGGGGGAGCGA CGGATTACCCAATGGTTCTCGTGCAGATTCCTATGTGTAACGAGAGGGAG GTTTATCAGCAATCTATAGCTGCTGTCTGTAATCTGGATTGGCCAAAAGGCAAAATGCTTATTCAAATTTTGGACGATTCGGATGACCCAACAACTCAGTTTCTTATCAAGGAAGACGTGGAGAAATGGCAACACAATGGTGCTAACATCATCTACAGGCATCGTGTTCTGAGAGAAGGGTATAAGGCCGGAAACCTCAAGTCTGCCATGAACTGTAGCTATGTTAATGACTATGAATTTGTTGCGATATTTGATGCTGATTTTCAGCCTTTTCCTGACTTCTTGAAAAGAACGATGCCTTATTTTAAg gACAATGCGGATGTGGGCTTGGTTCAAGCTAGGTGGTCATTTGTGAACAAGGATGAAAATCTGCTCACTAGATTGCAGAACGTCAACCTTGCCTTCCATTTTGAGGTGGAGCAGCAGGTGAATGGCATATTCATAAATTTCTTTGGATTCAATGGTACTGCTGGTGTCTGGAGAAGGAAGGCATTGGAAGAGTCTGGTGGATGGCTTGAGAGGACCACAGTGGAAGATATGGACATTGCTGTTCGTGCTCATCTGCAGGGTTGGAAATTCATCTTCCTCAATGATGTAGAG TGCCAGTGTGAGCTACCAGAATCGTATGAAGCTTACAGAAAGCAGCAACACAGGTGGCATTCTGGTCCAATGCAGCTATTCCGACTCTGCCTACCTGATATTATTCGTGCCAAG ATTGGCGTGTGGAAGAAAGCCAACctcattttcctatttttcttgtTAAGAAAATTGATTCTCCCTTTCTATTCCTTCACTCTCTTCTGTATCATTCTCCCAATGACAATGTTTGTTCCGGAAGCTGAGCTGCCAGCTTGGGTGGTATGCTATATACCTGCCACCATGTCCATTCTTAATATCCTTCCAGCCCCAAAgtcctttcctttcattgttCCTTACCTACTCTTTGAGAACACCATGTCTGTGACGAAGTTCAATGCCATGATCTCTGGCCTGTTCCAGTTAGGGAGCGCCTATGAATGGGTTGTCACCAAGAAGTTAGGCAGGTCATCTGAGGGAGATCTCATTGCCTTGTTGGAGAAAGAGCCCATACACCAGCGTGGCGCATCTGTGCCAAACCTTGATGCTTTGAGCAACGTTGATCTGGCCATTACTAAGCCAAAGAAGAAGCGAAACAGGATCTATCGAAAAGAACTGGCACTTgcatttctactgttaacagCCGCTGCCAGGAGTTTGCTTTCTGCTCAGGGAATTCATTTCTATTTTCTGCTGTTTCAAGGAGTTTCTTTCCTACTAGTTGGTTTGGACCTAATTGGAGAACAGATCGATTGA